The region TGCACCACCTGTGCCGGCGCCGGACGCATCAAGCGCAACAAGACGCTGGAAGTCAAAATTCCTGTCGGCATCGACAATGGCATGCGCATCCGCTCGTCCGGCAACGGCGAACCGGGCACGAATGGCGGCCCGGCGGGCGACCTGTATGTGGAAATCCACATCAAGCCGCACGCCGTGTTCCAGCGCGAAGGCGACGACCTGCATTGCGAAATGCCGATTTCGTTCACCAAGGCGGCCCTGGGCGGCGATATCGAAGTGCCGACCCTGAACGGCAAGGTGTCGTTCACGATTCCTGAAGGCACCCAGTCCGGCAAGACCTTCCGCCTGAAAGGCAAGGGCATCAAGGGCGTGCGCTCCGGCTACGCGGGCGATCTGTTCTGCCACGTGGCCATCGAAACGCCGGTCAAGCTGACCGACAAACAAAAAGAACTGCTACGCGACTTTGAAAAATCCACCACCGAGGGCGGTGCCAAGCACAGCCCGCAAAGCAAGACCTGGAAAGACAAGGTCAAGGACTTTTTTGAATAAGCATTAATCAATATCGCCGGGATGCCAACCACATCCCGGCGTTTTTTTAAGGAAATCATCATGACCGAAGTAACAACCGGCCCGGCCCTGTCAGAACTGCTACAGCGCAACAAGCGCTGGGCCGATTCGATGGTGGAAAAGAATCCCGACTACTTCAAGAACCTGGAAGCGCAGACCTCGCCCGAATACCTGTGGATCGGCTGTTCCGACAGCCGCGTCCCGGCCAACGAACTGCTGGGCATGCCGCCAGGCGACGTGTTCGTGCACCGGAATATCGCCAACGTGGTCGTGCATTCCGACCTCAATTGCCTGTCCGTGCTGCAGTTCGCCGTCGACGTGCTGAAGGTCAAGCATGTCATCATCGTCGGCCATTATGGCTGCAAGGGCGTGCATGCGGCCATGACGGGCACGCGCATCGGCCTGGTCGACAACTGGCTGCGCCATGTGCAGGACGTGAGCCAGAAACACGAGCGCTATCTGGGCGACGTGCTGACCAGCCGCCAGCGCAGCGACCGCCTGTGCGAGCTGAACGTGGCCGAGCAGGTGCTCAACGTGTGCCAGACCACCATCGTGCAGGACGCCTGGGAACGCGGCCAGGAAGTCAGCGTGCACGGCTGGGTCTACGGCCTGAAAGACGGCGTGCTGAACGACCTGAACGTGACGATTACGGCCGGCCACGAACTGGCGCCGCGCATGGCGGCCCGTTTGGCCCGTTACGAAGAAGTGCAGTAATGGCTGGCGCGGCTAATCTTTGATGATGAGCCGCGCTTCAGCAGCATCTGGTGAAGTGGCCATTGCCACTCATGCAGTGAAGTGCGCATTGATATCGCGGGCGGCATGCAATACCCGCACGACATCAATTCCTTCCCTGGTGATTTGATAGAAGAGCAGGTAGTGTTCAAATGGAAAACTGCGCAGGTTTTCCAGCAACTCATTGCGCAAGCGTCCGATGGCGGGCTGAAGTGCCAGTCTTGCCAATTGCCTGTCAATCCGGTCGATGAACTTATCGGCCTGTCTTTCGCTATCCCGAGCGATATAAGCCCATATGTCCGCCATGTCGATACGCGCCTTCGGCCGCATGGTGACCGTTGGCATTATGCGTCTCCGGCAACCTTTGTCACATGTCTTGCCCGGCCGGCAGCCTTGATATCTGCAGCGCTCCATGCAACAGATGTCCCGCTATCGAGCCCATCCTGTATATCCTGGCGAAGCTGGCCCAGCCTGGCTTCCCTGAACTGGTCTTTCTCTTCCATCAGGCGCAAAGCCTCGCGCACCACTTCACTGGCTGAGGTATAGCGGCCGGATTCGACTTTCTGGCGCACCAGTTCCTCCAGTTGTGGTGTCAGATTAATATTCATTCCCATGGCGTGAACTCCTGTACCTGAATATGCTGATCATACGCCGATGTCCATCTTTGACAAAGATGGACATTTTCATTGTGCTCGTTTACTTCAACACCGTGCGCGCCGCCGCCACGATCTGCCGCGACAGCTGCTCCATGCGCGGCGACTGCACTTTCCAGGTATGCCAGTACAGTGCCACGTCGGCCGGCTGCTTCGGCGTCAGCATCTCCACCAGCTTGCCATCGGGATTGGCCTGCAGCAGCAGTTCCGGCACCATGCCGTAGCCGAGGCCGTAACGGATGGCGTTGAAGTGCGAGGTGGCGCCCGGCACGTAGTGGCAGGGATAGGCGCCGTCCGGCAGGCCCAGCGCCTGCTGCAGGTAGTTTGACTGCAAGGTGTCCTTGCGCGTGTAGGCCACCACCGGCGCCGCGCGCGCCGCCGCGCGCGTGATGCCCTGGGCGAACCATTGCCGGCGAAACGCCGGCGTGGCCACCAGCCAGTAGCGCATCACGCCCAGCGGTTCGGCCGTGCAGCCGCGCATCGGCTTCGGTTCGGTGCTGATGCAGCCGATCGCCATCCCCGTTTCCAGCAAGGTATAAGTGTGGTCCTGGTCCTCCACCGCCAGGTCCAGCAGCACTCGTTCACGGTTCAGGATGTCGGCCAGGGCCGGGAAAAACCAGGTGCCCATCGAGTCGGCGTTCAGCGCCAGCACCAGGGTCAGCGGCGCGTCCTGCTGCACCGCCAGTTCCGCCTCCAGGTCCGCCTCCAGCAGCCTGGCGCGCTTCAGATATTGCATCAGGCGCTGGCCCGTGCGCGTGGCGCGGGCAGGGCGGCTGCGCACGATCAGGGCATTGCCCAGCTGGCTTTCCAGCGCGCGCACGCGCTGCGAGATGGCGGGCGAAGTCAGGTGCAGTTGCAGGGCCGCCTGCTCGAAACTGCCGGTCTCGACGACGGCGCGAAACGCTTCCGTATGCTTGGGATTGAGTTCCATCAGCGCCGCCCATCATTAGGAAAATTTATCATTCCCAAATAATACTTACTTTTTATAAGGAAAGGCGTGTTGCGGTGCACAATGGCGTTTTGCGTCTTGCCGTACTCTGGAAGAATAAATCATGCTGCTCTATACGATCTACCTGGTGGCGATTACCGCCGAAGCCATGTCCGGCGCCATCATGGGCATGCGCCGCGGCATGGACCTGTTCGGCATCGTGATGATCGGCACCGTCACCGCGCTGGGCGGCGGCACCATCCGCGACGTGTTGCTGGGCCACTATCCGCTGGGCTGGATCGCCCATCCCGAATACCTGCTGTTTACGGGCGGCGCGGCCGTCGTCACGGCCTTCGTGGCGCGCTATCTGCACCATTTGCGCTCGGTATTTTTGATCGTCGACGGACTGGGACTGGTGGCGTTTTGCGTGATCGGCTGCGATATCGCCATGTCGGCCGGCATGCACCCGGCCATCGTGGTGCTGGCAGGCATGATCACCGGCGTGTTCGGCGGCCTGCTGCGCGATATTCTGTGCAACCAGATCCCGCTGGTGCTGCAGCGCGAAGTGTATGCCACCGTGGCGGTGTTTACGGGGGCCTTGTACGTGGCGCTGCTGCATTTCAAGGTCGACAGCGCGGTGGCGCAGCTGGCGTCGATCGGCGCCGGCCTGCTGTTCCGTTTCCTGGCGCTGCGGTTTTCGTGGCGCTTGCCGAATTTTAATGGTGACCAGGTTCGCGGGTTTGAGTGACGTGCGTGGTGGTGTCGGGTTACGCGCGCAGCGCTAACCTGACCTACGCGACTTAGGAAAGTTATCGTCAGATCCCGCCCATGCAGATATATTTGATCACCAGGTAATCATCGATCCCGTACGACGAGCCTTCGCGTCCCAGGCCTGACTGCTTGACGCCGCCGAACGGCGCCACTTCGGTCGAGATCAGGCCCGTATTGACGCCCACCATGCCCGATTCCAGCCCTTCCGCCACCTTCCAGATGCGACCGATATCGCGCGAATAGAAATAGGCGGCCAGGCCGAATTCGGTGTCGTTGGCCAGCGCCACGACTTCGTCGTCGGTGTGGAATCGGAACAGGGGCGCCAGCGGGCCGAAGGTTTCTTCCTTGGCCACCAGCATGTCGGCCGTCACATCGGCGATCACGGTCGGCTGGAAGAAGCTGTGGCCCAGTGCATGGCGCTCGCCCCCTGCCAGCAGGCGGCCGCCCTTGGCCAGCGCGTCGGCCACATGTTGCTCGACTTTTTTCACGGCTTTTTCTTCGATCAGCGGCCCTTGCGTGACGCCGTCGTCGACGCCATTGCCGACTTTCAGCCTGGCCACCGCCGCCACGAGCTTTTCGGCAAACGCGTCATACACGCCGTCCTGCACATACAGGCGGTTGGCGCAGACGCAGGTCTGGCCCGCGTTGCGGTATTTCGAGGCGATCGCGCCTTCCACGGCCGCATCGAGATCGGCATCGTCGAACACGATGAACGGTGCGTTGCCGCCCAGTTCCAGCGACAGTTTTTTAATGGTCGGCGCGCACTGCGCCATCAGCTTGCGGCCCACTTCGGTCGACCCGGTGAAACTGAGTTTCCTCACCAGCGGGTTGGCCGTCAGTTCATCGCCGATCTCCTGCGACGAGCCCGTGATCACATTGAACACGCCGGGAGGAATACCGGCTCGCTCGGCCAGCACGGCCAGCGCCAACGCGGAAAACGGCGTCAGGCCGGCCGGTTTCACGATAATCGGGCAGCCGGCCGCCAGCGCCGGGCCCACCTTGCGCGTGATCATCGCGACCGGGAAATTCCACGGCGTGATGGCGGCGCACACGCCGATCGGCTCTTTCGTCACCACGATGCGGCGGTCCGGCCACGGCGAGGCCAGCGTCTCGCCCGAGACGCGCTTGCCTTCCTCGGCAAACCATTCGATGAACGAGGCGGCATACTTTACCTCGCCCTTGGATTCGGCCAGCGGCTTGCCCTGTTCCGCCGTCATCAGGAGCGCCAGGTCGTCGGCGTGTTCCAGCATCAGGTCATTCCATCGGCGCAGATAGGCGGCCCGTTCGGCCGCGCTTTTCTTGCGCCAGGCGGGCCAGGCCTCATTCGCGGCGGTGATGGCCTGCGCCGTTTCCTGCGTGCCCATGGTGGGGACATTGCCGATCACCTCGCCGGTGGCGGGGTTGCCGACGTCCGTCGTCTTGCCACTCTCGGCATCGCGCCATTGGCCGTTGATATAGCATTGCTGGCGCAGCAGCGCGGGATCGTTCAAGGTCAGCGTGGTGGTCGGCATGGCGCTCTTTCTGCAAGTGGTGACGAGGTCTTTCATGGTAGCCCTTTTTGACGGCGCACGATTGCGCGCGGGGGCGCCGCATGTGAGCTGGCTCACCCTGGAATTATTTTTGCGTGGCTTTAACCCCGTTTTGTTCCGCGCCGCGTTTCATGATCCATACCTTCATGCCTACCGGAGAAACCGCCATGTCCACCGCCTTGAAAACGAGCTTGCTGCTGCCCCTGTTGCTGTCGTGCGCCGCCCATGCCGCCACCGCCGTTGACACCACCCCCAGGAAAACGCTGACGGCGTTTGCCAGCGAACAGGCTTTGAAGGCCTGGCTCGACAAGCTGGCCGCGCAGCAGCTGGCCCTGCAACGGCGCACCGAGCTGCAGATGAAAGCCATGCCGATGCCGGCGCCGATGGCCTCGTCGGCGTCCAAATCGGCCGAGGTGTCGGGGGCGGTCGCGGACTCGGTCGCGGACGCGGTTACCAACACGCAGACGGCCGGCGTCGATGAAGGCGGCATCGTCAAGGTGCATGGCAAGCACCTGGTGATGCTAAGGCGCGGCAAGCTGTTCACGGTCAACGTCGGCCAGCAGGCCTTGCGGCCGGTGGCCTCGCTCGATGCGTTTGCGCCGGGCAGCGATCCGTCCGACAGCTGGTATGACGAGCTGCTGGTGTCGGGCGACACGGTGGTGGTGATCGGCTACAGCTACAGCCGTGGCGGCACCGAGGTGGGCCTGTTCGATATCGATGCTGCCGGCCGCCTGGCCTACCGCGCCACCTATCACCTGCGTTCGAACGACTATTATTCGGCGCGCAATTACGCCAGCCGCCTGGTCGGCACCAAGCTGGTGTTTTACTCGCCGCTGTCGCTCAATCCGCGCCGCGGCGACCCGTTCGGCGGCTTTCCCGCGCTGCGCCGCTGGCGCAGTGACGCCGTGCCACAGGACTTCCAGCGCATCGCGCCGGCCACGCGCATTTTCCGCACCGATGAGGAGCCGGAATCTGGCGCCGGCATCACCCTGCATACCGTGACCAGCTGCGACCTGGCCAGCCGCGAACTGCGCTGCGAGGCGAGTGCCGTGATGGGGCCGGCCGGCCGCGTGTTCTATGTCTCCGGTGAATCCGTGTATGTGTGGACCACGCGTCGTGGCGGCGGTTCAAGCGTGTTCCGCCTGCCGCTGGACGGCACGGCGCCCAGCGCGCTGAAGACGGCCGGCGCGCCGGTCGACCAGTTTTCGTTCCTGGAAAGCGCGGACGGCCATCTGAATGTGCTGCTGCGCTCGCAGGGGCGTGGCGACGCCATGTGGGATAGCGACAAAGGGCAAGGCGAGCTGGCATTGCTGCGGGTGCCGCTGAACAGCTTTTCCGATGGCCGCGACAGCGCGCCGGCCGCCAGCTACCGGGCCTTGCCGGGCAATGGCGACTACGGTTTGCAGAACCGCTATGTGGGGCCGTACCTGCTGTATGGCCAATCCGGTAACTCGGCGCGGCGCCAGGTCGATCCGAACTGGCCTTTGCAGCCGCTGCATGCGCTGCGCTGGGCCGGCAAGGATGCGCCGCAAGCCTTGGCGCTGCCGCATGGCGTCGAGCGCATCGAAGCGCTGGGCAATGACGCGGTGGCGGTCGGCGCCAAGGGCCAGGATCTGCATTTCACCAGCATTCGCCTGGGAGGCCAGGCGGATATCGCTGGCAGCTATGTGCGCGCCAACGCGGCCCAGGGAGAAACGCGCAGCCACGGCTTTTTCTACAAGCCGGACACCGGCAGCGCAGGCGTGATCGGCCTGCCTATCCTGGGCGCCACGGAGCGCGCCGGCCCGCGTACGGAATCGGCCTCGGTGCTCTACCTGCGCAACGACAGGCTGGCCCTGACGGAGCTCGGTGCACTGGCGGCGAAGCCAGGTGCGCCGCCGGACGACGGCTGCCGCGCCTCGTGCGTCGACTGGTATGGCAATGCGCGTCCGCTGTTCCTGCAGGGCCGGGTATTCGCCTTGCTCGGTTATGAGCTGGTGGAAGGGGCGGTGACGGAAGGGAAGATACGCGAAACGCGCCGCATCAGCTATGCGCCGGCCGTGGCGCGTGCACGGTGACGTGCGGCGATTGTGGCGGCCGCCCGCTTCGGCTACACTGGTCCGCATGGCCGACACCTTACCCAACGACACCGATGAAGAGCTGATGCTGCGCTACGGCGGCGGCGACCTGCCGGCATTTCGCGAACTGTACCGGCGCCATCGCGAGGGCCTGTACCGTTTCGTGGCCTGGCGCTCGCCGCGCCGCGCCTGGGTCGACGAGATCGTGCAGGATGCCTGGGCCAGCCTGCACGCGGCGCGTGCCGGCTACCAGCCGCAGGCGGCGTTTCGCACCTGGCTGTACCAGCTGGCGCGCAACCGCCTGATCGACATCCTGCGCCAGAAAGAAGCGCTGTGGCTGGGCGCCGAAGTGGCCGCCGAGGTGCCCAGCGAGGCCGCCTCGCCGCAGCAGTCGTTCGAACAGAAACAGCAGCATGCGCTGCTGCACGCGGCCATCGCGCTGCTGCCGGCGGAACAGAAGGAAGCGCTGGTGCTGCAGCAGTTCAGCGCCATGAGCATTGCCGAGATTGCCGTGGTGACGGGCGCCGAAGCGGAGACCGTGAAAAGCCGGCTGCGCTACGCGATGCAGAAATTGCGCGCGCAGCTCGACGCGGCCAGCGGCAAAGGAGCACGAGCATGAATATTGAGCATCACGATGAAGAATTGAACGCGCTGCTGGCAGCCTTGCCGCAGCCGTCGCCGTCGGCCGAACTCGATGCGGCCATCCTGGCGGACGCCGAACAAGCGCTGGCGACCCCTTTGGCCAAGCCGCTGGCCGCGAACGACAGCGCCAATGGCGTGGTACGGACCCTGCCGGCAAAGAAGTCGACCGACTACCTGGCGCGCTGGCGCATTCCGCTGGGACTGGCCGCCGCCGTGCTGCTGACTTTCAACTTGGTTGGCGGCGATTTCTTTGGCCACAAGACGGCGCAGTTCCCGGTGGTCGGCGAGCCGCTCGATCCGCCGGTCGCCGCCTCCGTTTCGCCCTCGGCCGACCAGATGCAATCACAGGCCGAGCCCTCCGGCACGGTGCGTCCGGCGCCATCGGCACGGCGCGCGATGGCGCCGCCACCGCCCGCACCGTCAGCTGCCGAGCCGATGCCGGCGCCGCCGAAACTCGACGCGGCCGTCTGGCTGGTTAAGATCGACGGCTTGCTCAAGGCGGGCCAGCGCCCGGCGGCGCAGCAGGAGTGGGCCGCGTTCCGGCAGGCGTATCCCGCGTATCCGGTCGAACAGCAGTTGCAGCAGCGGCTTGAGCAAAAATAGGGCTTATAACCCCTTTTTCTTTTCCCACACCGCGCTGCCCACGAAAATGGCGGCGCACACCCACATCACGGCCGGCAGGGCATTGACGCCCGCCGACTGCATCAGCACGCCCGTCAGCAGCGGGCCGCCGCCGCTGGCCGCTCCCCAGGTGGCGTTGACGATGGCGCTGGCGCTGGTCAGCGGCAGGCCCGTAAAGCGCTCGCCGCAGGCCACCAGCGCCAGCATGTAGATGCCGCCGGCGGCGGCGCCCAGCAGCAGCAATACCGTCCACCACAGCCATGGCGTGCCGACCGCGAAGGGTAGCAGCGGCAGCAGCAGGCAGACGGCCACGCCGCAGCCGGTGTGAACTTTTGCACGCCCATAGCGGTCGGCCATCCAGCCCAGCGCGAACTGCAGACCCGTGTCGCCCACCAGCACCACCGTGGCCGAGAGCAGCGCCAGTTCGGTACTCATGCCGTGCCGCATCGCATACAGCGGCAGCAGGCTTAACGCCAGGGTGTCGAACAGCGCAAAAAAGGCGGCGCCCAGCACGATCATCGGCATGCGCGGCAGGATCAAGGTCCATTTCACGCCCGGCTCGTTCGCTTCCTCGGCGTCTTGTTCCGGGCCGCTGTTCGAGATCAGCATCAGTCCCGGCAGCGCCAGCAAAAACAGCAGGCCGCAGGCGGCAAAGCTCCAGCTGATTTTATCGTTGAAGGCGGCCACCAGCGCCGGGCCGATCAGCTGAAAAAAGGTAAAGCTGGTGGTGTACATGGCCACCACCTTGCCGCGTGCATTGGCGGGCGCCAGGCGGTTGACCCAGGCTTCGCCGATGGTAAACAGCACGCCCATGGCGCCGCCGAACACGAAGCGCAGCACGCTCCACGCCAGCAGGCTGTCGGTGCACTGCATGGCGATGGTGGCCAGGGACGCCGCCCATACGGCGCCCACCATGGTGGCGCGCGCGCCAAAGCGGCCCACCCACCGCGACACGAACGGCGAGGCGGCCAGGATGCCCAGCGCGCTGACGGCCGTGATCATGCCGATCACGTCGGTGCCCACGCCGCGCCGGTCCAGCGTCAGGGCGGTCAGCGGCATGGTGGCGCCCAAGCCCAGGCCCACTACGCCGATGCTGACCACCAGGGCAAAGAAGTCACGCCAAGGCATGCTTTTCATGGCGTTTCTCGCGAGACGGGCATATGATTAATTCACTTGTAGCAATAATAAAGGCGGTAGTGTAGCCGCTGCCGCGCCTTTGATCACGCGCTTGATCATGCCCATGCTCCCGGCCATTGGTGTGGCTGTTTGGCAACTCTATCCTGTAGAGTAGGGCTGAAGGCGCTGCATCGTGCAGCCAAGCAACAGGATCGTCACGCTATCGAGAGCAAAACCTATGCCCCGTCCCATCGTCCTCGTTCCCGCCTGCCACCGCCAGCTGGGCAGCCACGCCTACCATACGGCGCAGGATAAATACCTGCACGCCGTGGTCGTGGCGGCCGGCTGCATGCCGCTGCTGTTGCCGGCGCTGGGCCAGGACGCCGACCTGGAGGCGGCGCTGCGCATCGCCGATGGCGTGCTGCTGACCGGCTCGGCCTCGAATGTCGATGCGCGCCTGTATGGCCAGGAGATTGCGTTCCCCGAATTGCCGCAGGATACGGCGCGCGACGCCACCACCTTGCCCCTGATCCGCGCCGCGCTGGCGCGCCAGCTGCCTTTGTTCGCGATCTGCCGCGGCTTCCAGGAAGTCAATGTGGCGCTGGGCGGCAGCTTGCACCAGGCCGTGCATGCGGTGCCCGGCATGCTCGATCACCGTGAAAACATCAGCGACCCGTTGGCGCGCCAGTACGGCCCCGCGCACCGCATCCGGCTGACGCCGGGCACGCTGCTGTCGAGAATACTGGGTGGCGAAAGCGAGATGATGGTCAATTCCCTGCATGGCCAAGGGATAGCCCGCCTGGCCGACGGCCTGCTGGTCGAAGCGCTGGCCGACGACGGCCTGGTTGAAGCCTATGCGGTGGCGGCGGTGCCCGGCTTTGCGCTGGGCGTGCAGTGGCATCCCGAGTGGCAGGTGGAAGACAACCCGCAATCGATGCGGATGTTCGAGGCCTTCGGCCAGGCCTGCCGCGAGTATCAGGTGACAAATAAAGCGACCAATAAATAGCGCGCCGCAGCGGTGATGGGCGGCGTTTACATCAAGACCGGCAAGAGGATAAGAGAGAACGATATGGCGATACGCGAGAACTTCACTTATACCGACATGGACCTGTGGCTCAATGAAAAGCGGGTCACGGAAATCGAATGCCTGGTGCCCGATCTGACGGGCGTTGCGCGCGGCAAGATCCTGCCACGCGGTAAATTCACCCAGGAGCGCGGCATGCGCATCCCGGAAGCGGTGCTGGGCATGACGGTGACGGGCAATTACCCGGTTGACGATGGTGGCTATGACCGCGCCATTTCCAGCACCGACCGCGACATGATTCTAAAGGCCGACCCGACCACCATCACCATGGTGCCATGGGCCACCGACCCCACCGCCCAGGTGATCCACGACTGTTATTTTGCCGATGGCGCGCTGGTCGATTTCGCCCCAAGATCTGTGCTGCGGCGCGTGCTGAAACTGTATGCCGACAAGGGCTGGAAACCGGTGGTGGCGCCCGAACTCGAGTTCTACCTGACGGCGAAAAACACCGATCCCGACCTGCCCTTGAAGCCGCCGATTGGCCGCAGCGGCCGCGCCGAAACCAGCCGCCAGGTCTATAGTATCGACGCCGTCAACGAGTTCGATCCGCTGTTCGAGGACATCTACGATTACTGCGAACTGATGAACCTCGACGTCGATACCCTGATCCACGAGATCGGTGCCGGCCAGATGGAAATCAACTTCCTGCACGGTGATCCGCTGGGCCTGGCCGACAAGGTGTTCTTCTTCAAGCGCACCCT is a window of Janthinobacterium sp. J1-1 DNA encoding:
- the can gene encoding carbonate dehydratase, producing the protein MTEVTTGPALSELLQRNKRWADSMVEKNPDYFKNLEAQTSPEYLWIGCSDSRVPANELLGMPPGDVFVHRNIANVVVHSDLNCLSVLQFAVDVLKVKHVIIVGHYGCKGVHAAMTGTRIGLVDNWLRHVQDVSQKHERYLGDVLTSRQRSDRLCELNVAEQVLNVCQTTIVQDAWERGQEVSVHGWVYGLKDGVLNDLNVTITAGHELAPRMAARLARYEEVQ
- a CDS encoding type II toxin-antitoxin system RelE/ParE family toxin, producing MPTVTMRPKARIDMADIWAYIARDSERQADKFIDRIDRQLARLALQPAIGRLRNELLENLRSFPFEHYLLFYQITREGIDVVRVLHAARDINAHFTA
- a CDS encoding type II toxin-antitoxin system ParD family antitoxin — protein: MGMNINLTPQLEELVRQKVESGRYTSASEVVREALRLMEEKDQFREARLGQLRQDIQDGLDSGTSVAWSAADIKAAGRARHVTKVAGDA
- the argP gene encoding HTH-type transcriptional regulator ArgP — encoded protein: MELNPKHTEAFRAVVETGSFEQAALQLHLTSPAISQRVRALESQLGNALIVRSRPARATRTGQRLMQYLKRARLLEADLEAELAVQQDAPLTLVLALNADSMGTWFFPALADILNRERVLLDLAVEDQDHTYTLLETGMAIGCISTEPKPMRGCTAEPLGVMRYWLVATPAFRRQWFAQGITRAAARAAPVVAYTRKDTLQSNYLQQALGLPDGAYPCHYVPGATSHFNAIRYGLGYGMVPELLLQANPDGKLVEMLTPKQPADVALYWHTWKVQSPRMEQLSRQIVAAARTVLK
- a CDS encoding trimeric intracellular cation channel family protein, which gives rise to MLLYTIYLVAITAEAMSGAIMGMRRGMDLFGIVMIGTVTALGGGTIRDVLLGHYPLGWIAHPEYLLFTGGAAVVTAFVARYLHHLRSVFLIVDGLGLVAFCVIGCDIAMSAGMHPAIVVLAGMITGVFGGLLRDILCNQIPLVLQREVYATVAVFTGALYVALLHFKVDSAVAQLASIGAGLLFRFLALRFSWRLPNFNGDQVRGFE
- the gabD gene encoding NADP-dependent succinate-semialdehyde dehydrogenase, whose translation is MPTTTLTLNDPALLRQQCYINGQWRDAESGKTTDVGNPATGEVIGNVPTMGTQETAQAITAANEAWPAWRKKSAAERAAYLRRWNDLMLEHADDLALLMTAEQGKPLAESKGEVKYAASFIEWFAEEGKRVSGETLASPWPDRRIVVTKEPIGVCAAITPWNFPVAMITRKVGPALAAGCPIIVKPAGLTPFSALALAVLAERAGIPPGVFNVITGSSQEIGDELTANPLVRKLSFTGSTEVGRKLMAQCAPTIKKLSLELGGNAPFIVFDDADLDAAVEGAIASKYRNAGQTCVCANRLYVQDGVYDAFAEKLVAAVARLKVGNGVDDGVTQGPLIEEKAVKKVEQHVADALAKGGRLLAGGERHALGHSFFQPTVIADVTADMLVAKEETFGPLAPLFRFHTDDEVVALANDTEFGLAAYFYSRDIGRIWKVAEGLESGMVGVNTGLISTEVAPFGGVKQSGLGREGSSYGIDDYLVIKYICMGGI
- a CDS encoding beta-propeller domain-containing protein, whose product is MSTALKTSLLLPLLLSCAAHAATAVDTTPRKTLTAFASEQALKAWLDKLAAQQLALQRRTELQMKAMPMPAPMASSASKSAEVSGAVADSVADAVTNTQTAGVDEGGIVKVHGKHLVMLRRGKLFTVNVGQQALRPVASLDAFAPGSDPSDSWYDELLVSGDTVVVIGYSYSRGGTEVGLFDIDAAGRLAYRATYHLRSNDYYSARNYASRLVGTKLVFYSPLSLNPRRGDPFGGFPALRRWRSDAVPQDFQRIAPATRIFRTDEEPESGAGITLHTVTSCDLASRELRCEASAVMGPAGRVFYVSGESVYVWTTRRGGGSSVFRLPLDGTAPSALKTAGAPVDQFSFLESADGHLNVLLRSQGRGDAMWDSDKGQGELALLRVPLNSFSDGRDSAPAASYRALPGNGDYGLQNRYVGPYLLYGQSGNSARRQVDPNWPLQPLHALRWAGKDAPQALALPHGVERIEALGNDAVAVGAKGQDLHFTSIRLGGQADIAGSYVRANAAQGETRSHGFFYKPDTGSAGVIGLPILGATERAGPRTESASVLYLRNDRLALTELGALAAKPGAPPDDGCRASCVDWYGNARPLFLQGRVFALLGYELVEGAVTEGKIRETRRISYAPAVARAR
- a CDS encoding sigma-70 family RNA polymerase sigma factor, translating into MADTLPNDTDEELMLRYGGGDLPAFRELYRRHREGLYRFVAWRSPRRAWVDEIVQDAWASLHAARAGYQPQAAFRTWLYQLARNRLIDILRQKEALWLGAEVAAEVPSEAASPQQSFEQKQQHALLHAAIALLPAEQKEALVLQQFSAMSIAEIAVVTGAEAETVKSRLRYAMQKLRAQLDAASGKGARA
- a CDS encoding MFS transporter, whose translation is MKSMPWRDFFALVVSIGVVGLGLGATMPLTALTLDRRGVGTDVIGMITAVSALGILAASPFVSRWVGRFGARATMVGAVWAASLATIAMQCTDSLLAWSVLRFVFGGAMGVLFTIGEAWVNRLAPANARGKVVAMYTTSFTFFQLIGPALVAAFNDKISWSFAACGLLFLLALPGLMLISNSGPEQDAEEANEPGVKWTLILPRMPMIVLGAAFFALFDTLALSLLPLYAMRHGMSTELALLSATVVLVGDTGLQFALGWMADRYGRAKVHTGCGVAVCLLLPLLPFAVGTPWLWWTVLLLLGAAAGGIYMLALVACGERFTGLPLTSASAIVNATWGAASGGGPLLTGVLMQSAGVNALPAVMWVCAAIFVGSAVWEKKKGL
- a CDS encoding gamma-glutamyl-gamma-aminobutyrate hydrolase family protein is translated as MPRPIVLVPACHRQLGSHAYHTAQDKYLHAVVVAAGCMPLLLPALGQDADLEAALRIADGVLLTGSASNVDARLYGQEIAFPELPQDTARDATTLPLIRAALARQLPLFAICRGFQEVNVALGGSLHQAVHAVPGMLDHRENISDPLARQYGPAHRIRLTPGTLLSRILGGESEMMVNSLHGQGIARLADGLLVEALADDGLVEAYAVAAVPGFALGVQWHPEWQVEDNPQSMRMFEAFGQACREYQVTNKATNK
- a CDS encoding glutamine synthetase family protein: MAIRENFTYTDMDLWLNEKRVTEIECLVPDLTGVARGKILPRGKFTQERGMRIPEAVLGMTVTGNYPVDDGGYDRAISSTDRDMILKADPTTITMVPWATDPTAQVIHDCYFADGALVDFAPRSVLRRVLKLYADKGWKPVVAPELEFYLTAKNTDPDLPLKPPIGRSGRAETSRQVYSIDAVNEFDPLFEDIYDYCELMNLDVDTLIHEIGAGQMEINFLHGDPLGLADKVFFFKRTLREAALKHDMYATFMAKPMAGEPGSAMHVHQSVVDAKTGLNIFSNEDGSAAPIFKHYIAGLQRYMPSAMAIVAPYVNSYRRIVRHTAAPINIQWGLDNRTVGFRVPESGVQDRRVENRIIGADANPYLALAVTLACGYLGMTEQLEATPMMVGSAYDMKFELPQGLPEALQLLRGEDKLRTVLGDRFIDVYAAIKDLEHQEFMTVISPWEREHLLLHV